One segment of Clavelina lepadiformis chromosome 2, kaClaLepa1.1, whole genome shotgun sequence DNA contains the following:
- the LOC143446526 gene encoding WD repeat and HMG-box DNA-binding protein 1-like isoform X1 produces MASKAPTIRYAHSEGLTQICYDASGKYLASCGYDGKIRIWKGIDDDEPSVIASGEMAYGLTLRGDTMYVASDNHSVDRFTFPTGEPDGILARFTGNVTYLDVSESRKYVAAGSSDFDIKIVNVESKKQKCYLGHQAPILCVAVDPMDEFLASTSCDGNLKIWEIESEQCIKTIAVLTPSNDIENSESQTRICWRPATGEDVAVPTSTGVSIFTRVTWAKLHSFTTDVTSKPFQCCAFSLCGRFIAAASADGWLVVWDAETQECLRKLQHPLKSSICSVMWNPLENNSLAFSDSRGQVGVLENVILSEQSTKTSAHNDLDALFEEDDDNMIADFVSQEAEEDNMEVDLTKLKKKSRVSNIFCSDDESDVDSKEALSRDLPAIPSTLEVLGNNDDLDLAPPTMPSTNPAKLLEDDDASSVATGAGAPRGTYASLISMQPAFQPGSTPVHLSHRFMVWNAVGIVRAYNDDTENAIDIEFHDAKTHHALHLTNHEQYTLADLSDKAAVLATESTADSTSKLKGVHFSSWDNNKDWTVSMPDGEEIKAVAIGENWLAACTSALHVRLFSLGGTQRQMFSISGPVVAMAAHTDQLLIVYHITQGFGSNQNLGFMLLEVGAGNGCRPRKVVGGQPLPISFGSTLTWLGFTAEGTPATVDSEGSIRLVNREFCYTWVEVASTKKMSKSRHDNHWVVGLHENPQQIRCIMCKGSLYPATLPRPTLAVQPYKMPLCEMDNDRGKLEEEYWRTKLLSSHGNYLTSRGYEPDPEGKQKSQVEVQQLLMRLFALCCKTDQEFRALEICSLMPTSAAVNLAIKYSSRIRKILLAQRLQEVAQEKLQEEHEAALKEQRKMQNVEESEEEEEDFRAEMQAGYSATETEWSNQRYRNAANGKSREKDVSDDDGSDCEAVVSQQMEEEVPKEKNTKPMRSLSSQLAGSRRNPFKKSIDAPTNSPTTTAASSSGSVLDGIKRSVPTSQRRTSSISTEATRKSKGKNNSKKQKTVQPTLFNKLNLTSTPKPKRAGSRTEPEEDESVLKEKNESAQPKTSRNMSGVQLFIEEKLSTIEEENPEMDGIDARKLAIQRFRSLSAEGKKEWNDRAKSKTPSSVEALSTGGKRKRDPDDVNENSPPEESNREEVNPAKSQKVECCETTVNSKLDTKSRLSAFAFTANE; encoded by the exons ATGGCAAGCAAAGCACCGACCATACGTTATGCACATAGTGAAGGTCTCACGCAAATTTGTTACGATGCTTCTGGGAA ATACCTAGCATCATGTGGATATGATGGCAAGATTAGAATATGGAAAGGCATTGATGATGATGAGCCAAGTGTTATCGCCAGTGGGGAAATGGCCTATGGTCTTACATTGCGA GGTGACACAATGTATGTGGCCTCTGACAATCATTCTGTCGACCGTTTCACATTTCCGACTGGTGAACCAGATGGCATATTAGCACGTTTTACTGGAAATGTAACTTACTTGGATGTTTCTGAATCAAGGAAATATGTTGCAGCAGGGTCTAG TGACTTTGacataaaaattgttaatgTTGAATCCAAAAAGCAAAAGTGTTATCTTGGACATCAGGCCCCAATTTTATGTGTTGCTGTAGATCCTATGGATGAATTCCTG GCTTCCACTAGCTGCGATGGCAACTTGAAAATTTGGGAAATAGAAAGTGAG CAATGTATAAAAACCATCGCAGTTCTTACTCCATCGAATGATATCGAAAATTCGGAAAGTCAGACGAG AATTTGTTGGAGGCCAGCAACTGGTGAAGATGTTGCTGTCCCTACTTCAACTGGTGTCAGCATATTTACAAGAGTTACTTGGGCGAAACTTCACTCTTTCACCACTGATGTCACTTCAAAG CCTTTCCAGTGTTGCGCTTTCTCATTGTGTGGCAGATTTATTGCTGCTGCGTCTGCTGATGGATGGTTAGTTGTCTGGGACGCTGAAACTCAAGAATGTTTGCGAAA GTTGCAACATCCATTGAAATCGTCTATCTGCTCAGTTATGTGGAATCCTTTGGAGAACAACTCTTTGGCGTTTTCTGACAGCAGAGGACAGGTTGGAGTCTTGGAAAACGTTATTTTGTCAGAACAGTCTACCAAGACA agTGCTCATAATGATCTTGATGCACTCTTTGAAGAAGATGATGACAACATGATCGCAGATTTTGTGTCACAAGAGGCAGAAGAAGACAACATG GAAGTGGACCTGACgaagttaaaaaagaaatcgAGAGTCAGTAACATCTTCTGCAGTGATGATGAAAGTGATGTTGATTCAAAAGAGGCTTTGTCTCGAGATCTGC CTGCGATTCCGTCAACGTTAGAAGTTCTAGGCAACAATGACGACCTAGACCTTGCTCCTCCAACAATGCCATCTACCAATCCCGCAAAGCTACTCGAAGATGATGACGCTTCATCCGTTGCAACAGGAGCAGGAGCTCCACGTGGGACTTACGCCTCGTTGATTTCCATGCAGCCTGCATTTCAACCTGGATCCACTCCAGTGCATCTTTCACATCGCTTTATG GTGTGGAATGCTGTTGGTATAGTTCGTGCTTACAATGATGATACGGAAAACGCAATTGATATAGAATTCCATGATGCCAAAACTCATCATGCTCTGCATTTGACAAATCATGAACAATACACACTTGCAGATTTATCCGATAAAGCTGCTGTCCTGGCTACTGAATCTACTGCTGATTCCACCAG taaattaaaaGGTGTTCACTTCTCCTCTTGGGATAATAACAAGGATTGGACAGTAAGCATGCCAGATGGAGAGGAAATAAAAGCTGTTGCTATTG GTGAAAATTGGCTTGCTGCGTGCACAAGTGCCCTCCATGTTCGCTTGTTTTCTCTCGGTGGAACTCAACGTCAAATGTTCAGTATCTCTGGTCCAGTTGTTGCTATGGCAGCGCACACTGACCAGCTTCTCATTGTATATCACATAACACAAG GATTTGGTTCCAATCAAAATTTGGGCTTCATGCTGTTAGAGGTGGGAGCTGGAAACGGGTGCAGGCCCCGCAAGGTTGTTGGAGGTCAGCCACTCCCTATAAGTTTCGGATCAACTCTTACTTGGCTCGGTTTCACAGCCGAGGGTACTCCTGCTACAGTGGACAGTGAAGGAAGTATAAGGCTGGTGAATCGAGAGTTTTGTTATACGTGGGTGGAGGTAGCAAGCACAAAGAAAATG AGCAAAAGTCGACATGATAATCACTGGGTTGTTGGCTTGCATGAAAACCCCCAGCAGATTCGTTGCATCATGTGCAAGGGATCACTATATCCTGCTACTTTGCCGAGGCCCACCTTAGCTGTTCAACCATACAAAATGCCACTATGTGAAATGGATAACGACAGAGGGAAGTTAGAG GAGGAATATTGGAGAACCAAATTACTTTCTTCGCATGGCAACTATCTCACATCAAGGGGTTATGAGCCTGACCCTGAAGGCAAACAGAAGTCTCAAGTTGAAGTTCAACAGCTTCTAATGAGGCTCTTTGCG CTTTGTTGCAAAACGGATCAAGAGTTTCGTGCACTTGAGATCTGTTCATTGATGCCCACTTCGGCTGCTGTTAATCTAGCAATCAAGTATTCCTCAAGAATAAGGAAGATATTACTTGCTCAAAGGTTACAAGAA GTAGCACAGGAAAAACTCCAGGAAGAACATGAAGCTGCTCTTAAAGAGCAACGAAAGATGCAGAATGTGGAGGAAAGTGAAGAGGAAGAAGAAGACTTCAGGGCAGAAATGCAAGCCGG CTATAGTGCAACGGAAACAGAGTGGTCCAATCAACGTTATAGAAATGCTGCCAATGGGAAGTCACGTGAAAAGGACGTCAGTGATGATGATGGCAGCGATTGTGAAGCGGTCGTCTCGCAACAAATGGAAGAAG AAGTTCCCAAAGAGAAGAACACAAAACCAATGAGGTCGTTATCTTCTCAGTTGGCTGGCTCCAGAAGAAACCCTTTTAAA AAATCGATTGATGCCCCGACCAACTCACCAACAACTACCGCAGCATCGTCTAGCGGCAGCGTGTTAGACGGGATAAAACGCTCCGTTCCCACATCGCAAAGGCGCACTTCTTCAATATCAACCGAGGCCACCCGTAAATCCAAAGgcaaaaacaattcaaagaAACAAAAG ACTGTGCAACCGACCCTTTTCAACAAACTGAACCTGACTTCGACTCCCAAACCGAAAAGGGCCGGTTCGAGAACGGAGCCGGAGGAGGACGAAAGCGTTTTGAAAGAGAAGAATGAAAGTGCTCAACCCAAAACCAG TAGAAACATGTCCGGAGTACAGCTCTTCATCGAAGAGAAGCTTTCTACGATTGAGGAGGAGAATCCGGAGATGGACGGGATCGATGCGCGCAAACTCGCCATTCAACGCTTCCGGTCTCTCTCCGCTGAAGGAAAAAAG GAATGGAACGATCGAGCGAAAAGTAAAACGCCTTCTAGTGTTGAAGCGTTAAGCACCGGAGGAAAGAGAAAGCGGGATCCCGATGACGTCAATGAGAATTCCCCTCCTGAAGAGAGCAACAGAGAGGAAGTGAACCCGGCCAAAAGCCAGAAAGTGGAATGCTGTGAAACGACCGTCAACAGCAAATTAGATACGAAATCAAGATTGTCTGCCTTTGCTTTTACTGCGAACGAATGA
- the LOC143446526 gene encoding WD repeat and HMG-box DNA-binding protein 1-like isoform X2: MASKAPTIRYAHSEGLTQICYDASGKYLASCGYDGKIRIWKGIDDDEPSVIASGEMAYGLTLRGDTMYVASDNHSVDRFTFPTGEPDGILARFTGNVTYLDVSESRKYVAAGSSDFDIKIVNVESKKQKCYLGHQAPILCVAVDPMDEFLASTSCDGNLKIWEIESEQCIKTIAVLTPSNDIENSESQTRICWRPATGEDVAVPTSTGVSIFTRVTWAKLHSFTTDVTSKPFQCCAFSLCGRFIAAASADGWLVVWDAETQECLRKLQHPLKSSICSVMWNPLENNSLAFSDSRGQVGVLENVILSEQSTKTSAHNDLDALFEEDDDNMIADFVSQEAEEDNMEVDLTKLKKKSRVSNIFCSDDESDVDSKEALSRDLPAIPSTLEVLGNNDDLDLAPPTMPSTNPAKLLEDDDASSVATGAGAPRGTYASLISMQPAFQPGSTPVHLSHRFMVWNAVGIVRAYNDDTENAIDIEFHDAKTHHALHLTNHEQYTLADLSDKAAVLATESTADSTSKLKGVHFSSWDNNKDWTVSMPDGEEIKAVAIGENWLAACTSALHVRLFSLGGTQRQMFSISGPVVAMAAHTDQLLIVYHITQGFGSNQNLGFMLLEVGAGNGCRPRKVVGGQPLPISFGSTLTWLGFTAEGTPATVDSEGSIRLVNREFCYTWVEVASTKKMSKSRHDNHWVVGLHENPQQIRCIMCKGSLYPATLPRPTLAVQPYKMPLCEMDNDRGKLEEEYWRTKLLSSHGNYLTSRGYEPDPEGKQKSQVEVQQLLMRLFALCCKTDQEFRALEICSLMPTSAAVNLAIKYSSRIRKILLAQRLQEVAQEKLQEEHEAALKEQRKMQNVEESEEEEEDFRAEMQAGYSATETEWSNQRYRNAANGKSREKDVSDDDGSDCEAVVSQQMEEEVPKEKNTKPMRSLSSQLAGSRRNPFKKSIDAPTNSPTTTAASSSGSVLDGIKRSVPTSQRRTSSISTEATRKSKGKNNSKKQKTVQPTLFNKLNLTSTPKPKRAGSRTEPEEDESVLKEKNESAQPKTRNMSGVQLFIEEKLSTIEEENPEMDGIDARKLAIQRFRSLSAEGKKEWNDRAKSKTPSSVEALSTGGKRKRDPDDVNENSPPEESNREEVNPAKSQKVECCETTVNSKLDTKSRLSAFAFTANE, translated from the exons ATGGCAAGCAAAGCACCGACCATACGTTATGCACATAGTGAAGGTCTCACGCAAATTTGTTACGATGCTTCTGGGAA ATACCTAGCATCATGTGGATATGATGGCAAGATTAGAATATGGAAAGGCATTGATGATGATGAGCCAAGTGTTATCGCCAGTGGGGAAATGGCCTATGGTCTTACATTGCGA GGTGACACAATGTATGTGGCCTCTGACAATCATTCTGTCGACCGTTTCACATTTCCGACTGGTGAACCAGATGGCATATTAGCACGTTTTACTGGAAATGTAACTTACTTGGATGTTTCTGAATCAAGGAAATATGTTGCAGCAGGGTCTAG TGACTTTGacataaaaattgttaatgTTGAATCCAAAAAGCAAAAGTGTTATCTTGGACATCAGGCCCCAATTTTATGTGTTGCTGTAGATCCTATGGATGAATTCCTG GCTTCCACTAGCTGCGATGGCAACTTGAAAATTTGGGAAATAGAAAGTGAG CAATGTATAAAAACCATCGCAGTTCTTACTCCATCGAATGATATCGAAAATTCGGAAAGTCAGACGAG AATTTGTTGGAGGCCAGCAACTGGTGAAGATGTTGCTGTCCCTACTTCAACTGGTGTCAGCATATTTACAAGAGTTACTTGGGCGAAACTTCACTCTTTCACCACTGATGTCACTTCAAAG CCTTTCCAGTGTTGCGCTTTCTCATTGTGTGGCAGATTTATTGCTGCTGCGTCTGCTGATGGATGGTTAGTTGTCTGGGACGCTGAAACTCAAGAATGTTTGCGAAA GTTGCAACATCCATTGAAATCGTCTATCTGCTCAGTTATGTGGAATCCTTTGGAGAACAACTCTTTGGCGTTTTCTGACAGCAGAGGACAGGTTGGAGTCTTGGAAAACGTTATTTTGTCAGAACAGTCTACCAAGACA agTGCTCATAATGATCTTGATGCACTCTTTGAAGAAGATGATGACAACATGATCGCAGATTTTGTGTCACAAGAGGCAGAAGAAGACAACATG GAAGTGGACCTGACgaagttaaaaaagaaatcgAGAGTCAGTAACATCTTCTGCAGTGATGATGAAAGTGATGTTGATTCAAAAGAGGCTTTGTCTCGAGATCTGC CTGCGATTCCGTCAACGTTAGAAGTTCTAGGCAACAATGACGACCTAGACCTTGCTCCTCCAACAATGCCATCTACCAATCCCGCAAAGCTACTCGAAGATGATGACGCTTCATCCGTTGCAACAGGAGCAGGAGCTCCACGTGGGACTTACGCCTCGTTGATTTCCATGCAGCCTGCATTTCAACCTGGATCCACTCCAGTGCATCTTTCACATCGCTTTATG GTGTGGAATGCTGTTGGTATAGTTCGTGCTTACAATGATGATACGGAAAACGCAATTGATATAGAATTCCATGATGCCAAAACTCATCATGCTCTGCATTTGACAAATCATGAACAATACACACTTGCAGATTTATCCGATAAAGCTGCTGTCCTGGCTACTGAATCTACTGCTGATTCCACCAG taaattaaaaGGTGTTCACTTCTCCTCTTGGGATAATAACAAGGATTGGACAGTAAGCATGCCAGATGGAGAGGAAATAAAAGCTGTTGCTATTG GTGAAAATTGGCTTGCTGCGTGCACAAGTGCCCTCCATGTTCGCTTGTTTTCTCTCGGTGGAACTCAACGTCAAATGTTCAGTATCTCTGGTCCAGTTGTTGCTATGGCAGCGCACACTGACCAGCTTCTCATTGTATATCACATAACACAAG GATTTGGTTCCAATCAAAATTTGGGCTTCATGCTGTTAGAGGTGGGAGCTGGAAACGGGTGCAGGCCCCGCAAGGTTGTTGGAGGTCAGCCACTCCCTATAAGTTTCGGATCAACTCTTACTTGGCTCGGTTTCACAGCCGAGGGTACTCCTGCTACAGTGGACAGTGAAGGAAGTATAAGGCTGGTGAATCGAGAGTTTTGTTATACGTGGGTGGAGGTAGCAAGCACAAAGAAAATG AGCAAAAGTCGACATGATAATCACTGGGTTGTTGGCTTGCATGAAAACCCCCAGCAGATTCGTTGCATCATGTGCAAGGGATCACTATATCCTGCTACTTTGCCGAGGCCCACCTTAGCTGTTCAACCATACAAAATGCCACTATGTGAAATGGATAACGACAGAGGGAAGTTAGAG GAGGAATATTGGAGAACCAAATTACTTTCTTCGCATGGCAACTATCTCACATCAAGGGGTTATGAGCCTGACCCTGAAGGCAAACAGAAGTCTCAAGTTGAAGTTCAACAGCTTCTAATGAGGCTCTTTGCG CTTTGTTGCAAAACGGATCAAGAGTTTCGTGCACTTGAGATCTGTTCATTGATGCCCACTTCGGCTGCTGTTAATCTAGCAATCAAGTATTCCTCAAGAATAAGGAAGATATTACTTGCTCAAAGGTTACAAGAA GTAGCACAGGAAAAACTCCAGGAAGAACATGAAGCTGCTCTTAAAGAGCAACGAAAGATGCAGAATGTGGAGGAAAGTGAAGAGGAAGAAGAAGACTTCAGGGCAGAAATGCAAGCCGG CTATAGTGCAACGGAAACAGAGTGGTCCAATCAACGTTATAGAAATGCTGCCAATGGGAAGTCACGTGAAAAGGACGTCAGTGATGATGATGGCAGCGATTGTGAAGCGGTCGTCTCGCAACAAATGGAAGAAG AAGTTCCCAAAGAGAAGAACACAAAACCAATGAGGTCGTTATCTTCTCAGTTGGCTGGCTCCAGAAGAAACCCTTTTAAA AAATCGATTGATGCCCCGACCAACTCACCAACAACTACCGCAGCATCGTCTAGCGGCAGCGTGTTAGACGGGATAAAACGCTCCGTTCCCACATCGCAAAGGCGCACTTCTTCAATATCAACCGAGGCCACCCGTAAATCCAAAGgcaaaaacaattcaaagaAACAAAAG ACTGTGCAACCGACCCTTTTCAACAAACTGAACCTGACTTCGACTCCCAAACCGAAAAGGGCCGGTTCGAGAACGGAGCCGGAGGAGGACGAAAGCGTTTTGAAAGAGAAGAATGAAAGTGCTCAACCCAAAACCAG AAACATGTCCGGAGTACAGCTCTTCATCGAAGAGAAGCTTTCTACGATTGAGGAGGAGAATCCGGAGATGGACGGGATCGATGCGCGCAAACTCGCCATTCAACGCTTCCGGTCTCTCTCCGCTGAAGGAAAAAAG GAATGGAACGATCGAGCGAAAAGTAAAACGCCTTCTAGTGTTGAAGCGTTAAGCACCGGAGGAAAGAGAAAGCGGGATCCCGATGACGTCAATGAGAATTCCCCTCCTGAAGAGAGCAACAGAGAGGAAGTGAACCCGGCCAAAAGCCAGAAAGTGGAATGCTGTGAAACGACCGTCAACAGCAAATTAGATACGAAATCAAGATTGTCTGCCTTTGCTTTTACTGCGAACGAATGA
- the LOC143446681 gene encoding PIH1 domain-containing protein 2-like, whose product MEQREMQDQAKYIWDRLDDLSATDPTAYKKFIDKQMKEREMFMSAPEPKICFISKPETEGTNFDIFVNVCGWKRIPYPSDDTEPLKFMAGFKRNYKGSKNCKQHMTIPVAANDKVLDELLKSSIDKHELVLLIIEFIHFHLKIKLSKNYRPCKELFKGDLPANPRALFIKNPQSEFSDEDIRNLVETGKTPEDILSSPETLLEKLSTKDTAPSNQKENDFVKNFMDNKGETNHKKLIEEVERTMETPDYSLVELEENDDLCHRFVLKIKLPLIQKTSDCNLTISKNEIDLKVPEKYLLKLPLPKDIDDYSSKAQFSKKSSCLTLTMPIL is encoded by the exons ATGGAACAACGTGAAATGCAAGATCAGGCAAAGTACATATGGGACCGATTAGATGATTTATCCGCGACTGACCCCACAgcttacaaaaaatttattgacaaACAAATGAAGGAAAGGGAAATGTTCATGTCAGCTCCTGAGCCAAAGATATGCTTTATTAGTAAACCCGAG ACAGAGGGAACCAACTTTGACATTTTCGTCAATGTTTGTGGATGGAAGAGAATACCATATCCCTCTGATGATACAGAGCCGCTAAAATTTATGGCTGggtttaaaagaaattacaaGGGGTCAAAAA ATTGCAAACAGCATATGACAATTCCTGTTGCAGCCAATGACAAAGTTTTGGATGAACTGCTAAAATCATCAATAGATAAACATGAACtggttttattaattattgaatTTATTCACTTTCACCTAAAG ATCAAACTCAGCAAAAATTACAGACCATGCAAAGAGTTGTTCAAAGGAGATCTGCCAGCTAACCCTCGAGCATTGTTTATCAAAAATCCTCAGTCAGAATTTTCTGACGAAGACATACGAAATTTAGTGGAAACAGGAAAAACACCAGAAGACATTTTATCCTCTCCTGAAACcttactagaaaaattatctACTAAAGACACTGCTCCAAGTAACcaaaaagaaaatgactttgttaaaaattttatggaCAATAAGGGAGAAACAAATCATAAAAAGCTTATCGAAGAAGTTG aaaGAACCATGGAAACCCCTGATTACTCACTTGTTGAACTAGAAGAAAATGATGATCTCTGTCAtagatttgttttaaaaattaaattgccCTTAATACAAAAGACATCCGACTGTAACCTCACAATATCTAAG AATGAAATTGATCTCAAAGTCCCTGAAAAGTATCTCCTAAAACTTCCGTTACCAAAAGATATAGATGACTACTCTTCTAAAGCCCAGTTCAGCAAGAAATCCTCGTGTCTCACGTTAACTATGCCAATACTATGA
- the LOC143446682 gene encoding cyclin-dependent kinases regulatory subunit 2-like: MTCTYRLVSPTRAFSVTSYFVKLRYKLPAVFKVLCVDMNRKDCEIRKKEETEKEESLRLIQTQMQKVQSQIIYSMKYSDEEYDYRHVFLPNCLVKMIPHNHLMTESEWRNLGVQQSVGWEHYMIHNPEPHILLFRRRNAADNMQF, translated from the exons ATGACTTGCACGTACAGATTAGTGTCACCGACACGTGCATTTTCGGTCACCTCGTATTTTGTTAAACTCAGATACAAATTACCAGCcgtttttaaagttttgtgtGTGGACATGAATCGCAAGGATTGCGAAATTAGGAAAAAGgaagaaacagaaaaagaagAGTCTTTGCGGCTGATTCAGACTCAAATGCAAAAAGTCCAAAGTCAAATTATTTACTCCATGAAATACAGTGATGAGGAGTATGATTACAG ACATGTTTTCCTGCCAAACTGTTTAGTAAAAATGATTCCACACAATCACCTCATGACTGAAAGTGAATGGAGAAACCTAGGCGTCCAGCAGTCAGTTGGCTGGGAACATTACATGATACACAATCCAG AGCCACATATTTTGTTATTCAGAAGACGAAATGCAGCTGACAACATGCAATTTTAA